One Methanobacteriaceae archaeon DNA window includes the following coding sequences:
- a CDS encoding nucleotidyltransferase domain-containing protein, translated as MKIILFGSLARGEAREDSDMDIFS; from the coding sequence ATAAAAATAATATTATTTGGTTCGTTGGCCAGAGGGGAGGCCAGGGAAGATTCCGATATGGATATATTTTCATAG
- a CDS encoding putative DNA binding domain-containing protein — protein sequence MVENVMHLMKTDPYFPNKVELLKILKNKAAKGEIKKLPEDLARYLEDNPKPYNQSNENINPINYGYNLLYSLQIPSNLDKIEYNENKVTHCYKHFKFFSDNIKENLSFYQGEYESFIDHGPDLLKLLTSLLINDDLTVDMKLKLSTALAYFVAPNDVIPEEKYGPYGYIDDIFLCTYILKDITQKVGYEILEEHWCGHDKLEDVIRKCYAESMFILGEKTNTILEFVSFAEKFNYGDLSLDDCLKKGENEEIEFKSTLLWDVKQNNINKNLQNVIVKTIAGFLNFNGGILLIGVRDDGTIFGIEQDMKYVKRNNKDGFEQRLIQIIENNLGLDVMENITITFEEKDGKNVCLVKIKPSPEPIFVDTNKGSFFYVRTGNTTRALDSKHQYKYINHHWNSLPFNE from the coding sequence GTGGTAGAAAACGTTATGCACTTAATGAAAACAGACCCTTATTTCCCTAATAAAGTTGAACTACTGAAAATCCTAAAAAATAAAGCGGCGAAAGGGGAAATAAAAAAGTTACCTGAAGATTTGGCCAGATATTTGGAAGATAACCCCAAACCATACAATCAGTCCAATGAAAATATAAACCCTATAAACTATGGATATAACCTCCTTTATTCACTCCAAATACCATCAAACCTGGACAAAATCGAATACAACGAGAATAAAGTAACACATTGTTATAAACATTTCAAGTTCTTCTCAGATAATATTAAAGAAAATCTATCCTTTTACCAAGGTGAATATGAAAGTTTTATTGATCACGGCCCGGATCTGTTGAAACTGTTAACTTCACTTCTCATTAACGATGATTTAACCGTTGATATGAAATTGAAACTTTCAACTGCTCTTGCTTATTTTGTGGCCCCCAACGATGTCATCCCCGAGGAAAAATACGGGCCTTATGGTTATATTGATGATATATTCCTCTGTACTTACATTCTAAAAGACATAACCCAAAAAGTTGGTTATGAAATATTAGAAGAACACTGGTGTGGGCATGATAAATTAGAAGATGTAATTAGAAAATGTTACGCAGAATCAATGTTCATTCTAGGTGAAAAAACCAACACAATTCTAGAATTTGTTTCTTTTGCTGAAAAATTTAATTATGGGGATCTAAGTTTGGATGATTGTCTCAAAAAAGGGGAAAATGAAGAAATCGAATTTAAATCAACCCTTCTCTGGGATGTTAAACAGAATAATATCAATAAAAATTTACAGAACGTGATCGTGAAAACTATTGCGGGTTTCCTTAACTTCAATGGAGGAATACTTCTCATCGGTGTCAGAGATGATGGAACGATTTTTGGCATAGAACAGGACATGAAATATGTAAAAAGAAATAATAAGGATGGATTCGAACAGAGATTAATACAAATTATTGAAAATAATCTGGGATTAGATGTAATGGAAAATATAACTATCACTTTCGAAGAAAAAGATGGTAAAAATGTATGTTTAGTCAAAATCAAACCGAGTCCAGAACCAATATTCGTAGATACTAATAAAGGATCATTTTTCTATGTTAGGACTGGTAATACCACCAGAGCACTGGACAGTAAACACCAATACAAATACATCAACCACCACTGGAATAGCTTACCATTTAATGAATGA
- a CDS encoding DUF3883 domain-containing protein encodes MIKEGSILEGPYWPEPIEVKIIEDLGDYIHIIGTTINSSDTVDHLLTKAEFEDLNDNDGENATGREILLDFSAPASEVFLSLEAQKYKFASMFDPFLAMNTSKIDPLPFQLDAVYLHVLKNPKIRFMIADDPGAGKTIMAGLIIKELKLRGLARRILIVSPGHLKYQWQRELKDKFQENFTLVDRTFINLFQSENPWEVENHLITSIDFAKQDDIIESLIPVHWDLVVVDEAHKMAAYRYGKKIAKRKGYKLGEVLSNTAENLLFLTATPHKGDPENYRLLLDLLAPGFFADQNMLNEARKKGENPLFLRRIKEDLRDFEGKPIFTKRFTQTVAFNLSEEEMKLYEKLSEYVRYQFNKAIDQERRSFVFALLLLQRRMASSIYALQKSLKRKKEKFEFILDNPDMLNQAISARINHREDESEDVRWKEEQKWEIATLSLNLEELAEEIQTLRELIEMSETILALGNETKLKKLKFIMESLGDEKILIFSESKDTVDYLIDKINSWGYSVNTIHGEMDMPQRIEAEKVFKEETQVMVATEAAGEGINLQFCHLMINYDIPWNPNRLEQRMGRIHRYKQKEDVNIFNLVAKNTREGKVLVRILEKLEEIRNSIGTDKVFDVIGDVFQGKDLYQMVSDAVSGKRSVEDIEKDIDIPLDENYKSTLIKELVDEGLVDSIDYKSIKELEELTEESRLVPEYLEEFFKKAFKKVGGKFTTRKNGTININSIPSDIRRVADNTDFKKSFGRLNKSYPKLTFDKNFASENSDYEFLSFGHPLLEAVLKWVELNYSNTLQRGCVFRDPNNKFEGLFWFFEGTVNDGKGQTVGKKLFAIYESGKKVEDINPSIIWDLEPIDDSKPFKHNFDKTKAQNHAIKIIEEYTNNLKAERKRQSGIKRKYGIKSLEFFISELDADLSSLYFRQEMGENVDLAIHNKEEKKKNYEIALNKLKDDIIKEESVSMSMPKFIGAIKVIQDEDWIDLDGISTKETESELNIEMIGINVAMEFEKVEGRIPEDVSKLNLGFDIRSRGEEDELRYIEVKARSEEGIVKLTLNEWFKAKRFRENYWLYVVANANTKPTLYVIQDPVFNLKAENQFDVSLVVYPDEWKKGEKVYEKVENG; translated from the coding sequence ATGATTAAAGAAGGATCAATACTTGAAGGACCTTACTGGCCAGAACCGATTGAAGTAAAAATAATAGAAGATTTGGGAGATTATATCCACATTATTGGAACTACTATAAACTCTAGTGATACTGTAGATCATCTTTTAACTAAAGCAGAATTTGAAGATCTTAATGATAATGATGGTGAAAATGCAACCGGTAGAGAAATTCTATTAGATTTTTCAGCCCCAGCCAGTGAAGTCTTCCTTTCACTTGAAGCACAAAAGTATAAATTTGCATCAATGTTCGACCCCTTTTTAGCTATGAATACTTCGAAAATAGATCCTCTTCCATTTCAACTTGATGCAGTTTATTTACATGTACTTAAAAATCCTAAGATTCGTTTTATGATCGCTGATGACCCTGGTGCTGGTAAAACTATAATGGCAGGGTTGATTATCAAGGAACTAAAGCTAAGAGGATTAGCAAGACGTATATTAATAGTTTCTCCAGGTCATTTGAAATATCAATGGCAAAGAGAATTAAAGGATAAATTTCAGGAAAATTTTACATTAGTTGATCGAACATTCATAAATTTATTCCAATCAGAAAATCCGTGGGAAGTAGAAAATCATCTAATTACTTCCATTGATTTTGCAAAACAAGATGATATTATTGAATCCTTAATTCCAGTCCACTGGGATTTAGTTGTAGTAGATGAAGCCCATAAAATGGCAGCTTATCGATACGGGAAAAAAATTGCTAAAAGAAAAGGCTACAAATTAGGAGAAGTTTTGTCTAATACTGCAGAAAATCTATTATTCCTTACTGCCACGCCACACAAAGGAGATCCAGAAAATTACCGCTTGCTCCTCGATCTATTAGCCCCCGGTTTTTTTGCCGATCAAAACATGCTCAATGAGGCACGAAAAAAAGGCGAAAATCCATTATTTTTAAGAAGAATTAAAGAAGATCTAAGGGATTTTGAAGGTAAACCGATTTTCACGAAAAGATTTACTCAAACTGTAGCATTTAACCTTTCAGAAGAAGAAATGAAATTATACGAAAAATTATCTGAGTATGTAAGGTATCAGTTTAACAAAGCTATTGATCAAGAAAGGAGGAGTTTCGTATTTGCACTTTTACTCTTACAGCGTAGGATGGCATCTAGTATATATGCTTTACAAAAATCTCTAAAAAGGAAAAAAGAAAAATTCGAATTTATTTTAGATAATCCAGATATGCTCAATCAGGCAATCTCCGCCCGAATCAACCATAGAGAAGATGAATCAGAGGATGTTCGCTGGAAAGAGGAGCAAAAATGGGAAATTGCTACGCTATCTTTAAATTTGGAAGAATTAGCTGAAGAAATTCAAACACTTCGTGAACTAATTGAAATGTCTGAAACCATTCTAGCATTAGGTAATGAAACCAAATTGAAAAAACTAAAGTTCATCATGGAATCCCTTGGTGATGAAAAAATCCTCATTTTCAGTGAATCTAAAGACACAGTAGATTATTTAATTGATAAAATTAATTCTTGGGGGTATTCAGTAAACACCATACACGGTGAAATGGATATGCCTCAAAGAATAGAAGCAGAAAAAGTTTTCAAAGAAGAAACTCAAGTAATGGTAGCCACTGAAGCAGCGGGTGAAGGTATTAACCTCCAATTCTGTCATTTGATGATAAATTATGATATTCCATGGAATCCCAACCGTTTAGAACAAAGAATGGGTCGTATTCACAGATATAAACAAAAAGAAGATGTCAATATATTCAACTTAGTTGCAAAAAATACTCGAGAAGGGAAAGTATTAGTAAGAATACTTGAAAAATTAGAGGAAATTCGAAATTCCATAGGTACTGACAAAGTATTTGATGTTATAGGGGATGTTTTTCAAGGTAAAGATCTATATCAAATGGTAAGTGATGCAGTATCCGGCAAAAGAAGTGTTGAAGATATAGAAAAAGACATTGACATTCCATTAGATGAAAATTACAAAAGTACCTTAATCAAGGAATTAGTAGATGAAGGTTTAGTTGATTCAATTGATTATAAATCAATTAAAGAATTAGAAGAATTAACTGAAGAATCCCGTTTAGTACCTGAATATTTAGAAGAATTTTTCAAAAAAGCATTTAAAAAAGTAGGTGGAAAATTCACCACTCGAAAAAATGGTACAATAAATATAAATTCCATACCTTCAGATATTAGAAGAGTTGCAGATAACACGGATTTCAAGAAATCGTTTGGTCGGCTAAATAAATCATATCCCAAATTAACATTTGATAAGAATTTTGCGTCTGAAAATTCTGATTACGAGTTTTTATCATTTGGACATCCACTTCTTGAAGCAGTATTGAAATGGGTAGAACTGAACTATTCTAACACCTTACAAAGGGGATGTGTATTTCGTGACCCTAATAATAAATTTGAAGGATTATTCTGGTTCTTTGAAGGAACAGTGAATGACGGTAAAGGACAAACAGTAGGTAAGAAGCTTTTTGCCATATATGAAAGCGGAAAAAAAGTCGAAGATATCAACCCATCTATAATATGGGACTTAGAACCAATTGATGATTCAAAACCTTTCAAACATAATTTTGACAAAACTAAAGCACAAAATCATGCCATAAAAATCATTGAAGAATATACAAATAATCTGAAAGCAGAAAGAAAAAGACAATCTGGAATAAAACGTAAATATGGTATCAAATCACTTGAATTCTTCATTAGCGAGTTAGATGCCGATCTAAGTTCTTTATACTTTAGGCAAGAAATGGGTGAAAATGTTGATTTGGCTATCCACAACAAAGAAGAAAAGAAGAAGAACTATGAAATTGCCCTAAATAAGTTGAAGGATGACATTATCAAAGAAGAAAGCGTTAGTATGTCCATGCCTAAATTTATTGGAGCCATTAAAGTCATACAAGACGAAGATTGGATAGATCTTGATGGGATTAGTACCAAAGAAACTGAATCAGAACTTAATATTGAAATGATTGGAATCAACGTTGCCATGGAATTTGAAAAAGTGGAAGGTAGAATTCCTGAAGATGTTTCTAAGTTGAATTTAGGTTTTGATATTCGTTCACGTGGAGAAGAAGATGAATTGAGGTATATTGAAGTCAAAGCTCGTAGTGAAGAAGGAATTGTGAAGTTAACCCTCAATGAATGGTTCAAAGCAAAAAGATTCCGAGAGAATTATTGGTTATACGTTGTAGCCAATGCTAATACAAAACCCACTTTATATGTAATTCAGGACCCAGTTTTTAATCTAAAAGCCGAAAATCAATTTGATGTAAGTTTGGTCGTGTATCCTGATGAGTGGAAAAAGGGTGAAAAGGTCTACGAGAAAGTGGAAAATGGATAG
- a CDS encoding nucleotidyltransferase domain-containing protein produces the protein MVNSRSKSEIKPLTSDLKKVLKELYRDRLVEIILYGSFARDDANADSDIDIAIVLKGSVDKFQELDRLHEETYHLALKYGELISFYPISQEDLKDTEWPLHYHIQKEGVKV, from the coding sequence ATGGTTAATAGTCGTTCGAAAAGCGAGATTAAACCACTGACTTCTGACCTTAAAAAGGTTTTAAAGGAACTTTATAGGGATAGGCTAGTTGAAATCATCCTTTATGGTTCATTTGCCCGGGATGACGCAAATGCTGACTCTGATATAGACATTGCCATAGTCCTCAAAGGCAGCGTAGATAAGTTTCAGGAATTGGACAGATTACATGAAGAAACCTATCACTTAGCACTAAAATATGGAGAGCTAATCTCTTTTTATCCAATATCTCAAGAGGATCTTAAAGATACAGAATGGCCCCTTCATTACCATATCCAAAAGGAGGGGGTCAAAGTTTGA
- a CDS encoding Hsp20/alpha crystallin family protein: MVTEKKETVESPSSGGSLVKQPTREHELASGFDSIFEDFRRSIDDLMAPFLPMRTYIPRTLSSHPIRAPLLDLIEEDDEYIIRTELPGFDKKDVNIELNKDLLVLKAEKKSEEEEKSENYLHRERAYASCQRTINFPKEVDPSKVEGKMENGLLELKIPLREPKPEERMTKVEIK, translated from the coding sequence ATGGTAACTGAAAAGAAAGAAACTGTTGAGTCTCCTTCAAGTGGGGGATCATTGGTGAAACAACCAACCCGAGAGCATGAACTTGCAAGTGGATTTGATTCTATTTTCGAGGACTTTAGAAGGTCAATTGATGACTTAATGGCTCCATTCTTACCAATGAGAACTTATATTCCAAGGACATTAAGCAGTCATCCCATCCGAGCACCTTTGCTTGATTTAATAGAAGAAGACGATGAATACATTATAAGAACAGAGTTACCTGGATTTGACAAAAAGGATGTTAACATTGAACTGAATAAGGATCTTCTGGTGCTCAAGGCTGAGAAGAAGTCAGAAGAGGAAGAGAAGTCTGAAAACTATCTGCACCGAGAAAGGGCCTATGCATCCTGCCAGAGAACCATCAATTTCCCCAAAGAAGTTGATCCATCCAAAGTTGAAGGAAAAATGGAAAATGGGTTACTTGAACTGAAGATACCACTGAGAGAGCCCAAACCCGAAGAGAGAATGACCAAGGTAGAAATTAAATAA
- a CDS encoding MFS transporter encodes MDASDSGKWTVLIIGIITGVVFVIDSSIMSVSITNLVMDLDTTASGVQFAIALYTLVMGSLLLLGGKLQDIMGRKKTFLIGTVLFAIGALITVISFNLIMVVLGWSVLEGIGAAMMLPAIIAYISKTYHGKERIWALGIFGATTAIAAASGPLVGGFLTTYFSWRVAFSVMVIVAVILWIYSRQLEETKPTATWSELDISGASTSFLGLLLLLIGIMFLDDPQNISWGIILVIFGLILLLIFYYIQKRRINSSKDPLVDVRLFQNRSFTLNNVIRLVTNVVVTGGMVFIFPIFVQQVMGFNAFMTGVTLLPATIGTLTFALLVSKFADYLKPRHLVTIGLSIQLMGIFVLLNTFSLKTSIWDLIPGIFLIGAGYGFTTTLLPNNILSSAPKERQNDASSIMETGSRVGQSMGTALIGTILLFGVFMSLPPALEDSGLAQLGVTENDAVQYVEKMQTENLSFPPEIQEKITRATDITISSSMNTAMYAMAILTLISIFTSLMVREEEMS; translated from the coding sequence TTGGATGCAAGTGACTCTGGTAAATGGACTGTGCTTATTATTGGAATCATAACCGGTGTGGTATTTGTAATTGACTCATCTATTATGTCGGTTTCCATCACCAATCTGGTAATGGATCTTGATACCACTGCTAGTGGTGTGCAATTTGCCATTGCCCTATACACTCTGGTTATGGGCAGCCTACTACTCCTGGGTGGTAAACTCCAGGACATCATGGGACGAAAGAAAACATTCCTGATAGGCACTGTACTTTTCGCTATAGGGGCTTTGATAACTGTTATCAGTTTCAACCTGATTATGGTGGTTCTAGGATGGTCAGTTCTAGAGGGCATAGGGGCGGCAATGATGCTACCAGCCATAATTGCCTATATCAGTAAAACCTACCATGGGAAAGAGAGAATCTGGGCTCTGGGAATCTTCGGAGCTACCACAGCCATTGCAGCAGCATCCGGACCCCTGGTGGGTGGATTTTTAACCACATACTTCTCCTGGAGAGTTGCATTCTCAGTTATGGTTATAGTAGCAGTTATACTATGGATCTACTCCCGCCAACTGGAAGAAACAAAACCTACAGCCACCTGGTCTGAATTGGATATATCCGGAGCAAGCACTTCCTTCCTGGGATTACTACTGCTATTGATAGGGATCATGTTCTTGGATGACCCTCAGAATATAAGCTGGGGAATCATCCTGGTGATTTTTGGATTAATTCTACTTTTAATCTTCTATTACATCCAGAAAAGAAGGATTAATTCTTCAAAAGACCCACTGGTTGATGTTAGACTTTTCCAGAACAGAAGTTTCACCCTGAATAATGTGATACGCCTGGTGACCAATGTGGTGGTAACCGGGGGTATGGTATTCATTTTCCCCATTTTTGTGCAGCAAGTTATGGGTTTTAATGCATTTATGACTGGAGTCACACTCCTACCAGCTACCATAGGCACCCTCACCTTTGCCCTGCTGGTGAGTAAATTCGCAGATTACCTTAAACCCCGCCATCTGGTGACCATAGGACTATCAATACAGTTAATGGGCATATTTGTCCTCCTGAATACCTTTTCCCTCAAAACCAGTATATGGGATCTCATACCAGGCATTTTCTTAATAGGTGCAGGCTACGGGTTCACCACCACCCTATTACCCAATAATATACTGAGTTCTGCTCCCAAGGAAAGGCAGAATGATGCCTCTTCCATTATGGAAACCGGTAGCAGGGTGGGGCAATCCATGGGAACTGCTCTTATAGGAACTATCCTACTATTTGGAGTATTCATGAGCCTGCCACCAGCACTGGAAGATTCAGGGTTAGCCCAGCTAGGAGTTACAGAGAATGATGCAGTGCAGTACGTGGAGAAGATGCAAACTGAAAACTTGTCTTTTCCACCAGAAATTCAAGAAAAAATAACCAGAGCAACTGATATTACCATAAGTTCATCAATGAACACTGCCATGTATGCCATGGCTATTTTAACCCTAATCTCAATATTCACCAGCTTAATGGTGCGTGAGGAGGAAATGAGTTAA
- a CDS encoding HEPN domain-containing protein, with the protein MLFNQVFFEDSISRAYYSMFYGARTLLLKENITVKTHRGLISEFGQKLVENGPLERKYGRNLRIAEELREESDYSVSREISTRRSQAGLEDAREFLEKVSNILEESE; encoded by the coding sequence ATATTATTTAATCAAGTTTTTTTTGAAGATTCTATAAGTAGGGCCTATTATAGTATGTTTTATGGGGCACGTACTCTACTTTTAAAGGAAAATATAACAGTTAAAACTCACAGAGGCCTTATTTCCGAATTCGGCCAGAAACTTGTCGAAAATGGCCCTCTTGAACGTAAATATGGCAGAAATCTTCGAATTGCCGAAGAGCTTCGTGAAGAATCAGATTATTCTGTATCCCGTGAAATATCGACCAGAAGAAGCCAGGCTGGACTTGAAGATGCCCGTGAATTTCTAGAAAAAGTATCAAACATTCTGGAGGAATCTGAATAA
- a CDS encoding HEPN domain-containing protein produces the protein MLCFTPEAVLLSKNLKFSSHSGVVSQFGIHFIKTGVFKPELGRDFNRAFDDRSSADYGFRSEINKETAEKAFYRAENFVKELKEYLKI, from the coding sequence ATGCTATGTTTTACGCCAGAAGCGGTTTTACTATCGAAAAATTTAAAATTTTCATCTCATAGTGGGGTTGTTTCCCAGTTTGGTATTCATTTTATTAAAACGGGAGTTTTCAAACCAGAATTAGGACGTGACTTCAATAGAGCATTCGACGACCGTTCATCTGCTGATTACGGATTCAGATCCGAAATAAATAAGGAAACTGCAGAAAAGGCTTTTTATCGTGCAGAAAACTTTGTTAAAGAGCTTAAAGAATACTTGAAGATATGA
- a CDS encoding NERD domain-containing protein, which translates to MSYLICFECNLYYEVESLEDAADLELTHCECGRELVYFENLEDSYRHTDISDGPVTEVDYAYEEEALEPVRESMANDSTYTEKKASQYKSKHEKGNFFIYAGIAIFIIGLGTGLFFNYLLFALVFIGGSLAIYGNSIIEESRQKGYSWEKGLEGENLVSNYLNTLPKDFFVFNDVNLPGKGGNIDHIVVGPTGIYVIETKNYSGRYRIKGNQWLYYKHGQYIEIKNNPGIQVRRNTLNLIDFLNQRGISTKKTWITSLVAFNCPDFRVLQTPQTYKVLLPKTVPDYILNGKKEQNIDLLRKVALELEPFCVELTFAR; encoded by the coding sequence ATGTCTTACTTAATTTGTTTTGAATGCAACCTGTACTATGAAGTAGAGAGCTTAGAGGATGCAGCAGATTTGGAATTAACCCACTGTGAATGTGGGAGGGAACTTGTCTACTTTGAGAATTTAGAGGATTCATACAGGCACACTGATATATCTGATGGACCGGTTACTGAAGTAGATTATGCATATGAAGAAGAAGCCCTTGAACCTGTCAGGGAGAGTATGGCCAATGATTCAACATACACTGAGAAAAAAGCTTCACAATATAAATCCAAACATGAAAAAGGCAATTTTTTTATTTATGCAGGAATTGCTATCTTTATCATAGGATTGGGCACGGGTCTATTTTTCAACTATTTATTATTCGCTTTGGTATTTATTGGAGGATCCCTGGCTATTTATGGAAATTCAATAATTGAAGAAAGTAGACAAAAGGGTTATAGCTGGGAGAAGGGACTTGAAGGTGAAAACTTGGTTTCTAATTATTTAAACACCCTTCCTAAGGATTTTTTTGTATTTAACGATGTGAACTTACCTGGAAAAGGAGGTAACATTGATCATATTGTAGTTGGACCAACTGGCATATATGTAATAGAAACCAAAAACTACAGTGGACGATATCGTATAAAAGGCAACCAATGGCTTTACTATAAACATGGCCAATACATAGAAATTAAAAACAATCCTGGCATTCAAGTCAGACGAAATACATTAAATCTTATTGATTTTTTAAATCAAAGAGGTATTTCCACCAAAAAGACATGGATAACATCTTTGGTAGCATTCAACTGCCCAGACTTTAGAGTCCTTCAGACACCTCAAACATATAAAGTTTTACTTCCTAAAACTGTCCCTGATTATATCTTAAATGGAAAAAAAGAACAGAATATCGATTTATTAAGAAAAGTCGCCCTGGAATTGGAACCTTTTTGTGTAGAGCTTACCTTTGCGCGTTAA
- a CDS encoding DUF1232 domain-containing protein — protein sequence MENEFKDFYDVLSDNLASYDGDYASFIDHGPTLYKLLTDVLNDENITNKMRLEISAAIAYYVIPMDVIPEQIYGPYGYIDDIYISAYVIKKIAKDLSYELLEKYWIGSGKLESIVEECYNRSIEVLEDKTDAILRYVGLV from the coding sequence ATGGAAAATGAATTTAAGGATTTCTATGATGTATTATCGGATAATTTAGCATCATATGATGGAGATTATGCATCATTTATAGATCATGGTCCTACTCTCTACAAATTACTCACAGATGTTTTGAATGATGAAAATATCACTAATAAAATGAGGTTAGAAATCAGCGCAGCTATTGCATATTATGTAATACCTATGGATGTAATTCCTGAACAGATATACGGTCCTTATGGATACATTGATGACATTTACATAAGTGCATATGTAATTAAAAAAATTGCGAAGGATTTAAGCTATGAATTACTGGAAAAATACTGGATAGGTTCAGGAAAACTAGAATCCATTGTTGAAGAATGTTATAACCGATCAATTGAAGTTCTTGAAGATAAAACCGATGCTATTCTAAGATATGTTGGATTGGTCTAA